One genomic window of Tachypleus tridentatus isolate NWPU-2018 chromosome 12, ASM421037v1, whole genome shotgun sequence includes the following:
- the LOC143235847 gene encoding adenylate cyclase 1-like has translation MDGNIKTVTARRKVLFSRLINRRRFDNEELESLYQRYTFKIQQSSIVSVLGLFIFFTGILTILHFAFVKTATAANLYFLLHCLAFVSILAFIYTRWHKDYYLLTYCYVIVCFFVIFCLFCMPLDIGTRGAWGSGSWGARHTAADGVWEIIYCLFVSYTMLPLRTRVSMTLGLVLPIIHTSIASTMAQEFPGLLMHQMLSPFMKHSI, from the exons ATGGATGGCAACATTAAGACAGTAACCGCCAGGAGGAAAGTGTTATTTTCTCGGCTTATTAACCGCCGAAGGTTCGACAATGAGGAGTTAGAGTCCTTATACCAGCGTTATACCTTTAAGATTCAACAGTCCTCAATTGTCAGTGTTCTTGGGCTCTTCATTTTCTTCACTGGAATTCTAACCATTTTACATTTTGCCTTTGTCAAAACTGCTACTGCTGCAAACTTGTATTTCCTGCTACACTGTCTTGCTTTTGTCTCGATACTGGCATTCATCTACACGAGATGGCATAAAGATTATTACCTGCTGACTTACTGCTACGTAATTGTATGCTTTTTTGTAATCTTTTGTCTGTTTTGCATGCCTCTTGACATTGGGACGAGAGGGGCTTGGGGTTCAGGGTCGTGGGGTGCCCGACACACTGCCGCTGACGGTGTATGGgagataatatattgtttattcgtGTCGTATACCATGCTACCGTTGAGAACAAGGGTATCAATGACTCTTGGACTGGTTTTACCGATTATTCATACCAGCATAGCCTCAACGATGGCTCAAGAATTTCCTGGACTGCTGATGCATCAA ATGTTGTCACCATTTATGAAACACAGTATTTGA